One part of the Novipirellula aureliae genome encodes these proteins:
- a CDS encoding riboflavin synthase, which produces MFTGLVEVMGRLVEIHDEPPGKRFTIDAGEVAEGVVVGDSIANNGCCLTVVKVDGSRLDFEAGAETLSRTNLGKLAEGSPVNLERSLKVGDRLGGHYVTGHIDGQGILIDRQNDPPWATLRFQIPKKLASQIAGKGSIAIDGVSLTIVDADDDSFSVALIPHTLDVTTLGKLSNGDEVNLETDILAKYVQRTLETQEN; this is translated from the coding sequence ATGTTTACTGGATTGGTTGAAGTGATGGGCCGGCTCGTCGAAATTCATGATGAGCCGCCCGGCAAACGATTTACGATCGATGCGGGCGAAGTCGCCGAAGGTGTGGTTGTTGGCGACAGTATCGCTAATAATGGCTGTTGTCTTACCGTTGTCAAAGTGGATGGCTCGCGGCTCGATTTCGAAGCGGGCGCAGAAACGTTGTCGAGAACCAATCTAGGGAAGCTCGCCGAAGGCTCGCCTGTGAATTTGGAGCGGTCTTTAAAGGTCGGCGATCGGCTGGGTGGGCATTATGTCACAGGCCACATTGATGGCCAAGGAATTCTCATTGATCGGCAAAATGACCCGCCTTGGGCAACGCTTCGCTTTCAAATCCCCAAAAAATTGGCGTCACAAATTGCTGGCAAGGGGAGCATTGCGATCGATGGCGTCAGCTTAACGATCGTTGATGCTGACGACGACTCCTTTAGCGTCGCTCTGATTCCGCATACCCTTGACGTCACAACACTTGGTAAGCTTTCCAATGGCGACGAAGTCAATTTGGAAACGGACATCCTGGCAAAATACGTGCAAAGAACTCTGGAAACTCAAGAGAATTAA
- a CDS encoding ATP-dependent 6-phosphofructokinase has translation MRIGVFCSGGDAPGMNACVRSVVRGATSAGHEVVGINRGYQGLVDENLFLDSLGEAKMSARSVSNIIQRGGTILRSARCQAFQTEAGMQKAVETLEKFKIDGLIAIGGNGTFRGLNELVERWDGRVIGVPGTIDNDLVGTDYTIGFSTAVQTAVDAIDKLRDTAESHERLFLVEVMGRHSGYLALYTALAAGAEVACIPETPTDIPGMVDHLHSLQQTGKKSIIVVVAEGDELGGALILQDKLQKAKCSFALRTVILGHVQRGGSPTPDDRILATRLGDFAVRSISEGATAMMAGEINHECVLSPIKDSFSKRKELPKEMIDLLDRMSK, from the coding sequence ATGAGGATCGGTGTTTTTTGTAGTGGTGGAGACGCTCCGGGCATGAATGCTTGCGTGCGTTCGGTCGTGCGCGGAGCCACATCGGCTGGGCACGAAGTGGTCGGGATCAATCGTGGCTACCAAGGTTTGGTGGACGAAAATCTGTTTCTCGACTCGCTGGGCGAGGCAAAGATGTCGGCTCGGTCCGTATCGAATATCATTCAACGAGGCGGCACGATTCTGAGAAGTGCTCGCTGCCAAGCGTTTCAAACCGAAGCCGGGATGCAGAAAGCGGTTGAAACGCTTGAAAAGTTTAAAATCGACGGACTGATCGCGATTGGCGGCAACGGCACCTTTCGCGGACTAAACGAATTGGTCGAGCGTTGGGATGGCCGCGTGATCGGTGTCCCAGGGACGATCGACAATGACCTCGTCGGTACGGATTATACGATCGGTTTCTCTACCGCCGTACAAACGGCGGTCGATGCGATTGATAAACTTCGCGATACCGCTGAGAGTCACGAACGATTGTTCTTGGTCGAAGTGATGGGGCGGCATAGCGGGTACCTGGCTCTCTACACCGCACTAGCCGCCGGTGCTGAAGTCGCCTGCATCCCTGAAACGCCAACGGATATCCCAGGGATGGTTGACCATCTTCACTCTCTACAACAAACCGGCAAAAAGTCGATCATTGTCGTCGTTGCGGAAGGAGACGAATTGGGCGGAGCGTTGATATTGCAAGACAAGCTTCAAAAGGCAAAATGCAGTTTTGCTTTGCGGACCGTCATTCTGGGGCACGTTCAGCGCGGCGGATCGCCAACGCCCGATGATCGAATCTTGGCAACCCGTCTGGGTGATTTTGCCGTGCGATCGATCAGCGAAGGAGCCACGGCAATGATGGCGGGAGAAATCAACCACGAATGCGTGCTGTCGCCTATCAAGGATTCTTTTTCCAAACGCAAAGAATTACCAAAAGAGATGATCGATTTGCTCGATCGAATGTCGAAATAA
- the eno gene encoding phosphopyruvate hydratase, which produces MTLIEAIHARQILDSRGNPTVECEVLLSDGAHGRAAVPSGASTGVHEAWELRDGDKSKYLGKGVLTAVDNVNNKIADALNGMDATDQAAIDAAMNELDGSPNKKNLGANAILGVSLATAHAAAASTGQPLFRYLGGVGARLLPAPMMNIINGGEHADNDVDVQEFMVMPLGVETFSDALRAGAEIFHNLKSVLSSKGYSTAVGDEGGFAPDLKSNQEALDVIMLAIEKAGYKAGEEVWIALDPASTEFYDSKTGKYSIDGKQITGDELVDFWADWCNKYPICSIEDGCAEDDWDTWKKLTLKLGDKIQLVGDDLFVTNVERLQRGIDEGIANSILIKVNQIGSLTETIDSIQLANRNGYTAVTSHRSGETEDSTIADLAVALSTGQIKTGSASRSDRMAKYNQLLRIEEMLGEAALYGGPVLAKKLLAKS; this is translated from the coding sequence ATGACATTAATTGAAGCCATCCATGCTCGCCAGATTCTCGATAGCCGCGGCAACCCGACGGTAGAGTGTGAAGTCCTGCTCAGCGACGGAGCCCACGGGCGAGCCGCTGTGCCGAGTGGTGCGAGTACCGGCGTCCATGAAGCGTGGGAGCTTCGCGACGGTGACAAGTCCAAGTACTTGGGCAAAGGCGTTTTAACCGCAGTCGACAACGTTAACAACAAAATCGCGGACGCCCTCAACGGGATGGACGCAACCGACCAAGCGGCGATCGATGCTGCGATGAACGAACTTGACGGTTCACCCAATAAGAAAAACTTGGGTGCCAACGCGATTCTCGGTGTTTCTTTGGCAACTGCCCATGCCGCGGCCGCGTCGACCGGCCAGCCGCTTTTCCGCTACCTCGGTGGCGTCGGAGCTCGCTTGTTGCCCGCACCGATGATGAACATTATCAACGGCGGCGAGCACGCTGACAACGACGTCGACGTTCAAGAGTTTATGGTGATGCCATTGGGCGTCGAGACATTTAGCGACGCTTTGCGTGCGGGTGCCGAAATTTTCCATAACCTCAAAAGTGTTCTCTCAAGCAAAGGCTACAGCACAGCCGTTGGAGACGAAGGCGGTTTCGCTCCCGATTTGAAGAGCAACCAGGAAGCCCTCGACGTCATCATGTTGGCGATCGAAAAAGCGGGCTACAAAGCAGGCGAAGAAGTTTGGATCGCTCTCGACCCGGCATCGACCGAGTTCTATGATTCGAAAACCGGCAAGTACTCGATCGATGGCAAACAAATTACCGGCGACGAACTCGTCGATTTCTGGGCCGATTGGTGCAACAAGTATCCGATCTGCAGCATCGAAGACGGATGTGCCGAAGATGACTGGGATACCTGGAAGAAACTGACGCTGAAACTGGGTGACAAGATTCAACTTGTTGGCGACGATTTGTTCGTCACCAATGTCGAACGACTGCAACGTGGGATCGATGAAGGGATTGCCAACAGCATTTTGATCAAGGTCAACCAAATCGGTTCGCTGACCGAAACGATCGACTCGATCCAATTGGCCAATCGCAATGGCTACACTGCGGTTACGAGTCATCGCAGCGGTGAAACCGAGGACTCCACGATTGCTGACTTGGCGGTTGCATTGTCGACTGGACAAATCAAAACGGGTTCGGCAAGCCGTAGTGACCGTATGGCGAAGTACAACCAATTGCTCCGCATTGAAGAAATGCTTGGCGAGGCCGCTCTTTACGGTGGCCCCGTTTTAGCCAAAAAGTTGTTGGCAAAATCGTAA
- a CDS encoding DUF1844 domain-containing protein yields the protein MSDSQDPNQDQNPEQEEPKLVVDSDWKEQVAKEKQQAAEAPSESSSDAEGKAEGNVTDSVTEAPEAVPPTAQAPPPASFEVLISMLFTQAMMMLGQMPDPASGKSEINKPFAKHHIDTLEMLSEKTKGNLSDDEAKMLSEALHALRMMYVNVKA from the coding sequence ATGAGCGATTCACAAGATCCGAATCAAGACCAGAATCCTGAACAAGAAGAGCCAAAGCTCGTCGTCGATAGCGACTGGAAAGAACAGGTTGCCAAAGAAAAACAGCAAGCGGCAGAAGCACCATCGGAGTCGAGTTCGGATGCCGAAGGGAAAGCCGAAGGGAACGTAACGGACAGCGTTACGGAGGCTCCCGAAGCGGTACCGCCTACGGCACAAGCGCCGCCGCCAGCATCCTTCGAAGTCTTGATTTCGATGTTGTTTACTCAGGCAATGATGATGCTTGGCCAAATGCCCGACCCAGCTTCTGGCAAGTCCGAAATTAACAAACCTTTCGCAAAACATCACATCGACACGCTCGAGATGCTGAGCGAGAAAACGAAGGGCAACCTGTCAGACGACGAAGCGAAAATGCTCAGCGAAGCTTTGCACGCCCTGCGAATGATGTATGTCAACGTCAAGGCTTAA
- the rsmA gene encoding 16S rRNA (adenine(1518)-N(6)/adenine(1519)-N(6))-dimethyltransferase RsmA, producing the protein MNESPNHPNRQTASYLSRRLAAAGLRPVTRFGQNFLIDLNLVDLIARTAEMTKDDVVLEIGTGAGSLTSRLADAAGAVLTVEIDKNLHQLASEELAYRSNVLLLQGDALRNKNSLRADIMDHIRDARSRLGDNARFGLVANLPYNVATPIISNLLHESPSPDFIVVTIQKELADRMVASPGTKDYGALSVWVQSVCRANIVRILSPKVFWPRPKVDSAIIRLDAEPKRRAEIPDLVYFHQTVRALFFHRRKFLRSVVISAMKGRLEKVQVDEILASLGHGEKSRTEELSVSQIQALVEALRQAESLESRL; encoded by the coding sequence TTGAACGAATCACCTAATCATCCCAATCGGCAAACGGCTAGCTATCTTTCCCGGCGGCTCGCGGCGGCAGGGCTACGGCCCGTCACTCGATTTGGCCAAAACTTCCTGATCGACTTGAACCTCGTCGACCTGATCGCGCGGACGGCCGAGATGACCAAAGATGACGTCGTTTTGGAGATCGGAACCGGCGCTGGTTCGCTGACCAGCCGGCTCGCTGACGCGGCGGGTGCGGTACTTACGGTCGAAATCGACAAAAATTTACACCAACTGGCAAGCGAAGAGTTAGCTTATCGCTCGAACGTACTGCTGCTTCAAGGCGATGCGCTGCGCAACAAAAACTCGCTGCGTGCCGATATCATGGATCATATTCGTGACGCACGGAGCCGTTTGGGGGACAATGCACGATTCGGGCTGGTGGCAAATTTGCCTTACAACGTGGCCACGCCAATCATCAGCAACCTGCTGCACGAAAGTCCGTCGCCCGACTTCATTGTCGTAACGATTCAAAAAGAGTTGGCCGACCGCATGGTTGCTTCACCCGGGACGAAGGATTACGGGGCGTTGAGCGTTTGGGTTCAATCGGTCTGCCGAGCCAATATCGTGCGGATTCTATCGCCAAAGGTGTTTTGGCCTCGTCCCAAGGTCGACTCAGCGATTATCCGCTTGGATGCCGAGCCGAAGCGGCGGGCGGAAATCCCGGACTTGGTTTACTTTCACCAGACGGTTCGAGCGTTGTTCTTCCATCGCCGCAAGTTTCTACGCAGCGTCGTCATCAGTGCGATGAAGGGGCGACTCGAAAAGGTGCAAGTTGACGAGATCCTTGCATCGCTCGGTCACGGTGAAAAAAGCCGCACCGAAGAATTGTCTGTCTCGCAAATCCAAGCATTGGTCGAGGCGCTGCGGCAAGCGGAGTCGTTGGAGTCCAGGCTTTAG
- a CDS encoding DUF4153 domain-containing protein, translating into MSGDVSDNASLAAEIDPLNEDANEVPALAVLAVHFQEILAVILWTLAADVLIFRSLGYSGPAVFFALVPIIFCVNRFRNRSAEVGPTEASGHRLAIAVLSGLLLCVAMRLLWLGSAMTVCSGAVLVVGLAMAASGVMPFVLEGIAFASRLLFDGLVRLRQYRLPRRGGNPSGDHQSEVAAGTSARSPWTWLLPIILGTIFASLFVMANPDLRGMVGEQFSKTWKRILTWASMTSPWELPFCVLALVIGAGLMRPRSGFTQFGKEEVIEAEPNGTTASLLPAFRNTLILLIGLFCVYLSFEFSTLWRSEFPEGFYYAGYAHQGAAWLTIALAVATVLLSVIFSGEVLQDSRVNRLRTLAWVWSVLNLLLAMAVYNRLLIYVGYNGMTRMRTVGFFGITVVVIGFLLVLYKIAKHRSFWWLVRAQLIALVLTIVSYSLFPVDYVAHRYNAAKVATGYLHPSVMIAVKPIDNEGMLNLFRLVDHPDPIIREGVKARLANRLEEIRKQRNRNPNHWTAFQAAENRLLKKLEAHKSVLQPYLGKPNARNDAGAVFTDYAMQWY; encoded by the coding sequence ATGTCAGGTGATGTTTCAGATAATGCCTCCTTGGCTGCGGAAATCGATCCTCTGAATGAGGACGCAAATGAAGTACCAGCCCTAGCGGTTCTAGCCGTTCATTTCCAAGAAATCTTAGCGGTCATCCTTTGGACGTTGGCTGCCGATGTGCTGATTTTCCGCAGTCTCGGGTACTCGGGTCCAGCCGTTTTCTTTGCACTTGTTCCAATCATTTTCTGCGTCAATCGATTTCGAAATCGATCCGCTGAAGTAGGTCCAACGGAAGCGTCTGGGCATCGTTTAGCGATAGCGGTTCTTAGCGGGCTGTTGCTTTGCGTGGCGATGCGGCTCCTTTGGCTCGGCTCTGCAATGACCGTTTGCTCTGGTGCGGTGTTGGTGGTCGGTTTGGCGATGGCTGCGTCGGGCGTGATGCCTTTTGTGCTCGAGGGGATTGCGTTCGCAAGTCGATTACTATTTGACGGGCTCGTCCGACTTCGGCAATACCGACTACCTCGACGCGGGGGGAACCCGTCGGGCGATCACCAATCCGAAGTCGCCGCCGGTACGTCCGCCCGCTCGCCCTGGACGTGGCTCTTGCCAATCATTCTTGGAACCATATTCGCAAGTCTATTTGTGATGGCGAACCCAGACCTTCGCGGCATGGTTGGGGAACAGTTTTCCAAGACCTGGAAGCGGATTCTCACCTGGGCATCGATGACGTCGCCATGGGAACTCCCCTTCTGTGTGCTCGCTTTGGTCATTGGTGCGGGGTTGATGCGTCCACGTTCAGGGTTCACCCAGTTTGGCAAAGAGGAAGTCATAGAGGCCGAACCGAATGGCACAACGGCTTCGCTGTTGCCAGCGTTCCGCAATACATTGATTTTGCTGATCGGGCTATTTTGTGTTTATCTAAGCTTTGAATTCTCGACACTATGGCGAAGCGAATTCCCCGAAGGATTTTACTATGCCGGATATGCCCATCAGGGGGCAGCTTGGTTGACGATTGCGTTAGCTGTAGCAACGGTATTGCTGTCCGTTATCTTCAGCGGCGAGGTGCTGCAGGATTCGCGGGTGAACCGACTACGGACGTTGGCGTGGGTCTGGTCGGTGCTGAATTTATTGTTGGCGATGGCCGTCTACAACCGCCTGCTAATTTACGTGGGCTACAACGGAATGACGCGGATGCGAACCGTAGGTTTCTTTGGCATCACTGTCGTTGTCATTGGATTTTTGCTGGTGCTTTATAAAATCGCCAAACATCGATCGTTTTGGTGGTTGGTGCGTGCCCAATTGATTGCACTGGTCTTGACCATCGTTTCCTATAGTCTGTTTCCGGTCGACTATGTTGCCCATCGCTACAATGCGGCAAAGGTAGCGACGGGCTATTTGCATCCGAGCGTCATGATTGCGGTCAAACCGATCGATAATGAAGGAATGCTAAACTTGTTCCGACTCGTCGACCATCCGGATCCAATCATTCGTGAAGGTGTCAAGGCGAGGTTGGCCAATCGGCTAGAGGAAATTCGCAAACAGCGAAACAGGAACCCGAATCACTGGACCGCTTTCCAAGCGGCGGAGAATCGCCTACTCAAGAAGTTGGAAGCCCACAAGTCTGTTTTGCAGCCGTACCTCGGCAAACCAAACGCAAGGAATGATGCAGGAGCGGTGTTCACGGATTATGCGATGCAGTGGTATTAG
- a CDS encoding tRNA modification GTPase codes for MLDSNETIVAIASPSTPSARGIVRLSGESVLSVLQSLSIDLPSEHGARAINTRLDLEDPLGIINVTLLLWPSRRSYTGQPSAEIHTYGSLPILQSIVQRLTASGARAARPGEFTMRAFLAGRLDLTQAEAVLGVIEAEGRGSLNQALEQLAGNLSRPLEQMRSMILDLLADVEAGLDFVDEDIEFISDDMLVKRLTDVRDSLKNIHSKLCNRGGASAMPIIVLRGEPNAGKSQLVNAIAGNDAAIVANVAGTTRDAVYVTTTIGGTTRDGTTRGGRKVQFVDTAGIEQETEDKTLDEIASASQGHADRAGLSADIRLWCVDLSAGDLSENQEKLRPFTLTGKRSVIDIWVATKTDLVSKHSPINGWVYTSAISGAGVAELKEQIESHLDARDQEETGSVIGTAARCSQSLNQAEQAISSAIELVANGDGHELVASDLRLAAECLGEVTGAVYTDDLLDRVFSRFCIGK; via the coding sequence ATGCTCGATTCGAACGAGACAATCGTGGCGATTGCTTCACCGTCAACGCCTTCGGCTCGCGGCATTGTGCGACTTTCGGGCGAATCCGTTCTATCGGTTTTGCAGTCGCTTTCTATCGATTTGCCAAGTGAACATGGTGCCCGGGCAATCAATACGAGGCTCGATTTGGAGGACCCCCTCGGGATCATCAATGTGACTCTGCTGCTTTGGCCTTCGCGGCGAAGTTATACGGGGCAACCGAGCGCCGAAATTCACACCTATGGCTCGCTACCGATTCTTCAATCGATTGTCCAGCGGTTGACAGCATCGGGTGCTCGCGCTGCACGCCCAGGTGAGTTTACGATGCGAGCGTTCTTGGCTGGACGTCTCGATCTGACACAAGCCGAGGCGGTCCTTGGCGTCATCGAAGCGGAAGGACGCGGATCGCTCAATCAAGCACTTGAACAATTGGCCGGAAATTTGTCGCGGCCGCTCGAACAAATGCGAAGCATGATTCTGGATCTGCTAGCCGATGTCGAAGCGGGACTCGATTTCGTCGACGAAGATATCGAGTTCATTAGCGATGACATGTTGGTAAAGCGATTGACCGATGTTCGCGATTCGTTAAAAAATATTCACTCAAAGCTCTGCAACCGAGGTGGCGCGTCGGCGATGCCGATCATCGTACTTCGCGGCGAACCGAATGCGGGCAAGAGCCAACTTGTCAATGCGATCGCAGGCAACGATGCGGCGATCGTGGCGAATGTCGCTGGGACAACTCGCGATGCGGTCTACGTCACAACGACCATCGGTGGCACGACTCGCGATGGTACGACTCGCGGTGGTCGAAAAGTGCAATTCGTGGACACCGCCGGGATTGAACAGGAAACGGAAGACAAGACGCTCGACGAAATCGCTTCGGCTTCTCAAGGGCATGCTGACCGTGCAGGCCTTTCCGCCGACATTCGACTTTGGTGCGTCGATTTGTCGGCGGGCGACTTGTCCGAAAATCAAGAAAAACTCCGTCCGTTCACGCTTACTGGTAAACGTAGCGTCATCGATATTTGGGTGGCTACGAAAACCGATTTGGTTTCAAAACATTCCCCCATCAACGGTTGGGTTTACACGAGCGCGATCAGCGGTGCAGGCGTCGCGGAACTGAAGGAGCAAATTGAATCGCACCTTGATGCTCGCGATCAGGAAGAGACTGGCTCCGTAATCGGTACCGCCGCTCGATGCAGCCAATCGCTGAACCAAGCCGAACAAGCAATTTCCTCGGCGATCGAATTGGTCGCTAACGGAGACGGCCACGAATTGGTTGCTTCGGATCTGCGTTTAGCGGCCGAATGTTTGGGCGAAGTTACTGGCGCCGTTTATACAGATGACCTACTCGACCGAGTGTTCAGCCGCTTTTGCATTGGAAAGTAA
- a CDS encoding DUF1559 domain-containing protein produces MSGQYPPQQINPRANQNSGSKVVLIVLSCVGGGLALICGCGILLGLLLPAVQAAREAARRMSCSNNIKQIGLAMHNYHSTYDSLPPAYTVDANGRPLHSWRTLLLPFIEQRALYEQIDLSKPWDDPVNLPIAQMVIPTYQCPSTVNDPSYTTYVAIVNPNGVMTGPIPTRFRDITDGLSNTIMVTEADSDLAVPWMSPTDIDLQAFLDSGSARNQGGHLGGAHSLFSDGAVKFITDSADLSLREQLINKADDSLGNAGY; encoded by the coding sequence ATGAGCGGTCAGTATCCTCCCCAGCAAATCAATCCACGAGCGAATCAGAATTCGGGATCGAAGGTCGTGCTCATCGTGCTCTCCTGCGTCGGCGGCGGATTGGCTTTGATCTGCGGTTGTGGCATTTTGCTTGGACTTTTGCTTCCAGCGGTACAGGCCGCTCGTGAAGCTGCTCGTCGAATGAGTTGTTCGAACAATATCAAGCAAATCGGATTGGCGATGCACAATTATCATTCGACATACGATTCGTTGCCACCAGCCTACACCGTCGATGCCAATGGCCGTCCACTGCATTCGTGGCGAACACTGCTCTTACCGTTTATTGAACAGCGGGCCTTGTATGAACAAATTGATCTTTCCAAGCCATGGGATGATCCTGTGAACCTCCCGATCGCCCAAATGGTTATTCCCACCTATCAATGTCCGTCCACCGTCAATGACCCAAGCTACACGACTTACGTCGCAATTGTGAATCCTAATGGCGTTATGACCGGCCCGATACCAACCCGGTTTCGTGACATTACAGACGGTTTGTCGAATACGATCATGGTCACGGAAGCGGATTCCGATTTGGCTGTTCCATGGATGAGTCCAACGGACATTGACCTACAAGCTTTCCTCGATTCTGGTTCGGCGCGAAACCAAGGTGGTCATCTAGGTGGTGCCCATTCGTTGTTTTCCGATGGGGCTGTCAAGTTCATCACCGATTCGGCAGATCTCTCGCTTCGTGAACAGCTCATCAACAAGGCCGATGATTCGCTTGGCAACGCTGGATATTGA
- a CDS encoding CTP synthase has translation MTKHIFVTGGVVSSLGKGLTSASLGMLLEHRGLRVRMQKLDPYINVDPGTMSPYQHGEVYVLDDGSETDLDLGHYERFTSGKLSRDCNYTTGQIYLSVIEKERKGLFLGKTVQVIPHITNEIKSVIKRMASDDVDVVITEIGGTVGDIEGLPFLEAIRQFSLDVGRENCLYMHLTLVPYLKAADELKTKPTQHSVGQLREIGIQPDVLVCRCEHSISRDDREKIALFCNVPVEAVIEEKDKDFSIYEVPISLVDNKLDEFVVKRLGLPASTLDITPWTDLLHRLRNPRHEISIAVVGKYAEHKDAYKSIYESIDHAGMKHQAQIRIGRVQSADIEREGAERLLGGYHGILVPGGFGERGIEGKVQAVQFARERGIPFFGICLGMQCAVIEYGRNVVQLEKAHSSEFDKDTKHPVICLLDEQKNVTQMGGTMRLGSQPTKLDPLSLSGKAYGADDIEERHRHRYEFNNHYREPFEASGMRFAGTSPDGSLVEIIEVPDHPWFVAAQFHPEFKSKPLKSHPLFAGFVEAAIERRIKRIEKDANSES, from the coding sequence ATGACAAAACACATCTTTGTAACCGGCGGCGTCGTAAGTTCACTCGGAAAAGGGCTGACGAGCGCATCACTGGGAATGCTACTAGAACATCGTGGTTTGCGGGTCCGAATGCAAAAATTGGACCCCTACATCAACGTCGATCCAGGCACGATGAGCCCTTATCAGCATGGTGAGGTATACGTCTTGGACGACGGCAGCGAAACCGACTTGGACCTGGGACACTACGAGCGGTTCACCTCGGGCAAATTGTCGCGTGACTGCAATTACACGACGGGCCAAATTTATTTGTCGGTAATCGAAAAAGAACGCAAGGGCCTTTTCTTAGGCAAGACGGTCCAAGTCATTCCGCACATCACCAACGAGATCAAATCGGTCATCAAACGGATGGCCAGCGATGATGTGGACGTCGTGATTACCGAGATCGGTGGAACCGTCGGCGATATCGAGGGACTGCCGTTCTTGGAGGCGATTCGCCAATTCTCGCTCGACGTCGGACGCGAAAACTGTCTCTACATGCACTTGACGCTGGTCCCCTATCTGAAAGCAGCGGATGAACTCAAGACGAAACCGACCCAACACTCAGTGGGGCAGCTGCGTGAAATTGGGATCCAGCCAGACGTATTGGTGTGCCGCTGCGAGCATTCGATCAGCCGGGATGATCGCGAAAAAATTGCCCTGTTTTGTAATGTTCCCGTCGAGGCGGTGATCGAGGAAAAGGATAAAGACTTTTCGATCTACGAGGTTCCCATTTCGCTCGTTGATAACAAACTCGATGAGTTCGTGGTCAAGCGGTTGGGATTGCCTGCATCGACGCTTGATATCACTCCGTGGACAGATCTGCTTCATCGGCTACGTAATCCACGTCATGAAATTTCGATCGCGGTGGTTGGGAAATATGCCGAGCACAAAGATGCGTACAAATCAATCTACGAGTCGATCGATCATGCGGGGATGAAGCACCAAGCTCAAATTCGCATCGGACGCGTTCAAAGCGCGGATATCGAACGAGAGGGAGCCGAGCGGTTGCTCGGTGGCTACCACGGAATCTTGGTCCCAGGCGGATTTGGCGAACGTGGCATCGAAGGAAAAGTCCAAGCGGTCCAATTCGCGCGGGAACGAGGCATTCCATTCTTCGGCATCTGTTTGGGGATGCAGTGTGCCGTGATCGAATACGGACGCAATGTCGTTCAATTGGAAAAAGCCCACTCCAGTGAGTTCGACAAAGACACCAAACACCCGGTCATTTGCTTGCTAGATGAACAGAAAAACGTAACTCAGATGGGCGGCACCATGCGGCTCGGAAGCCAACCGACTAAACTGGATCCGCTCAGCTTGTCGGGCAAGGCTTATGGAGCGGACGATATCGAGGAACGACATCGCCACCGTTATGAGTTTAACAATCACTACCGTGAACCGTTTGAAGCGAGCGGAATGCGATTCGCTGGCACGAGTCCCGATGGCAGCTTGGTCGAGATTATTGAAGTCCCCGATCACCCCTGGTTCGTTGCAGCTCAGTTCCACCCCGAATTCAAAAGCAAGCCACTAAAGTCGCATCCGCTGTTCGCCGGTTTTGTCGAAGCGGCGATCGAGCGACGGATCAAACGTATTGAAAAAGATGCCAATTCGGAATCATAG